From Kogia breviceps isolate mKogBre1 chromosome 2, mKogBre1 haplotype 1, whole genome shotgun sequence, one genomic window encodes:
- the PLA2G12B gene encoding group XIIB secretory phospholipase A2-like protein isoform X1, with amino-acid sequence MTLATSFLILWLSLGGGLAQSDTSPDAEESYSDWGLRHIRGSFESVNSYFDSFLELLGGKNGVCQYRCRYGKTPMPRPGYKPQEPNGCSSYFLGLKVPESMDLGIPAMTKCCNQLDVCYDTCGANKYRCDAKFRWCLHSICSDLKRSLGFVSNVEVACDSLADTVFNTVWTLGCRPFMNSQRAACICAEEEKEDL; translated from the exons ATGACGCTGGCCACCAGCTTCTTGATTTTGTGGCTCAGCCTCGGGGGTGGCCTGGCTCAGAGTGACACCAGCCCTGACGCAGAGGAGTCCTATTCAGACTGGGGCCTTCGGCACATCCGGGGCAGCTTTGAATCTGTCAACAGCTACTTCGATTCCTTTCTGGAACTGCTGGGAGGGAAAAATGGAGTCTGTCAGTACAGATGTCGATATG GAAAGACACCAATGCCCAGACCTGGATACAAGCCTCAGGAGCCCAACGGCTGCAGTTCCTATTTCCTGGGTCTCAAGGTACCAGAAAGT ATGGACTTGGGCATTCCAGCAATGACCAAGTGCTGCAACCAGCTGGACGTCTGTTATGACACTTGCGGTGCCAACAAGTATCGCTGTGATGCAAAATTCCGATGGTGTCTCCACTCTATCTGCTCTGACCTTAAGCGGAGTCTGGGCTTTGTCTCCAACGTAGAAG TAGCCTGTGATTCTCTGGCTGATACTGTGTTCAACACTGTATGGACCTTGGGCTGCCGGCCCTTTATGAACAGTCAGCGGGCAGCCTGCATCTGtgcagaagaggagaaagaagacttATGA
- the PLA2G12B gene encoding group XIIB secretory phospholipase A2-like protein isoform X2, translating to MTLATSFLILWLSLGGGLAQSDTSPDAEESYSDWGLRHIRGSFESVNSYFDSFLELLGGKNGVCQYRCRYGKTPMPRPGYKPQEPNGCSSYFLGLKVPESMDLGIPAMTKCCNQLDVCYDTCGANKYRCDAKFRWCLHSICSDLKRSLGFVSNVEACDSLADTVFNTVWTLGCRPFMNSQRAACICAEEEKEDL from the exons ATGACGCTGGCCACCAGCTTCTTGATTTTGTGGCTCAGCCTCGGGGGTGGCCTGGCTCAGAGTGACACCAGCCCTGACGCAGAGGAGTCCTATTCAGACTGGGGCCTTCGGCACATCCGGGGCAGCTTTGAATCTGTCAACAGCTACTTCGATTCCTTTCTGGAACTGCTGGGAGGGAAAAATGGAGTCTGTCAGTACAGATGTCGATATG GAAAGACACCAATGCCCAGACCTGGATACAAGCCTCAGGAGCCCAACGGCTGCAGTTCCTATTTCCTGGGTCTCAAGGTACCAGAAAGT ATGGACTTGGGCATTCCAGCAATGACCAAGTGCTGCAACCAGCTGGACGTCTGTTATGACACTTGCGGTGCCAACAAGTATCGCTGTGATGCAAAATTCCGATGGTGTCTCCACTCTATCTGCTCTGACCTTAAGCGGAGTCTGGGCTTTGTCTCCAACGTAGAAG CCTGTGATTCTCTGGCTGATACTGTGTTCAACACTGTATGGACCTTGGGCTGCCGGCCCTTTATGAACAGTCAGCGGGCAGCCTGCATCTGtgcagaagaggagaaagaagacttATGA